The following coding sequences lie in one Oryctolagus cuniculus chromosome 7, mOryCun1.1, whole genome shotgun sequence genomic window:
- the METTL18 gene encoding histidine protein methyltransferase 1 homolog: MTFQFNFAIEEHLENELTPPGVAAVTVGSSKKLSVSKSQKEKQKDLAPAPTWEPKSVGNAASCQHTDNLCSATDSSRLLEPHEKQCCLRVAKEHVMPTDVKKVLENKVIDAVPGLQNVSLSVVKTALLKESCSGENIVSKSFSCHSDLITGVYEGGLKIWECTYDLLAYFTKAKVKFAGKKVLDLGCGSGLLGITAFKRGAKEVHFQDYNGMVIDEVTLPNVVANCTLEGEENDVKEPDVKRGRNSRVAEELCKCRFFSGEWSEFCNLVLSSEELFVKYDLILTSETIYNPDYYSTLHQTFLRLLGKNGRVLLASKAHYFGVGGGVHLFQKFVEERDVFETRTLEIIDEGLKRFLIELTFKFPN, translated from the coding sequence GGTCTCAAAAAgtcaaaaggagaaacagaaggacTTGGCTCCGGCTCCCACGTGGGAACCTAAGTCAGTGGGGAACGCAGCTTCCTGTCAACACACAGACAACCTATGCAGTGCGACTGACAGTTCAAGGCTCTTGGAGCCACATGAAAAGCAGTGCTGCTTGAGAGTTGCCAAAGAGCATGTTATGCCCACAGATGTGAAGAAAGTGTTAGAAAATAAAGTCATAGACGCGGTACCAGGTCTCCAGAATGTCAGCCTGTCAGTAGTGAAGACCGCCTTGTTGAAGGAGAGCTGCTCTGGAGAAAACATAGTTTCGAAGAGCTTTTCTTGTCACTCTGATCTGATTACAGGTGTTTATGAAGGAGGCTTAAAAATCTGGGAATGTACCTATGAcctcctggcttatttcacaaaggcCAAAGTAAAGTTTGCTGGCAAAAAAGTGTTGGATCTTGGCTGTGGATCAGGGTTGCTGGGTATAACTGCTTTCAAGAGAGGGGCCAAAGAAGTTCATTTTCAAGATTATAATGGGATGGTGATTGATGAAGTAACCTTACCTAATGTTGTGGCTAACTGCACTTTGGAAGGTGAAGAAAATGATGTAAAAGAGCCAGATGTGAAAAGAGGTAGGAATTCAAGAGTAGCAGAAGAGCTATGTAAATGCCGGTTCTTTTCTGGGGAGTGGTCTGAGTTCTGTAACCTTGTCCTGAGCAGTGAGGAACTCTTTGTAAAATATGACCTCATTCTCACTTCAGAAACCATTTACAATCCAGATTACTATAGTACTTTGCATCAAACATTCCTTAGACTGTTGGGAAAAAATGGACGGGTGCTTTTGGCCAGCAAAGCACATTATTTTGGTGTAGGTGGAGGTGTTCATCTGTTTCAGAAGTTTGTAGAAGAAAGGGATGTATTTGAAACTAGAACACTTGAAATCATTGATGAAGGACTAAAGAGGTTCCTAATTGAGTTGACTTTTAAGTTCCCTAATTAG